CCAAAGATGGCGGCGGAGAGGATCAGGTCCACCTGCTCCAGATCGGTCAGCCCCTGTTCGCGCAGGGCCGCGATGTGGTCGGCCGCTGCTTCGGGCGGGGTATTCGACACCGCCACGGCAAAATCGAAGATGGCCTGATTGCGCGGCTCCAGTTCCGCCTTCGTCTCGGCGGCGAAAATGGCCTTGATGACCTCCGGCGCCTTGGCGAGCTGGTTGTAGCGGGAGGCATGGACCGCCGCGCAATAGACGCAGCGGTTCACCACCGAGGCGCCCACCGCCCCCAATTCCCGCTCCGCCCGCGACAGGCCATCGTCGCCATACATGATGGCGTTGAAGAGGGGCGAGCGCACCGCCAGCGACTCCGGATCATGGGCCAGCGTGAGCACGTAATCCGACACCTTGGTGTTGGAGGGCGTGATCTTCATCGCCTCCCGCTGTTCCTCGGTCGCCTCTTCCAGGCGCACCGGCGTCACATAGGGCCGCCAGCGGGGGACCTTGGTGGTGAAGGTATGGACGACCTCGCTCATGCCGTGCCTCCCAGCAGACGCAGCCCGGCGATGACGCGGGCCTGATAGTTCACGAAGGCCGCAAGCTCGGCGAGACGGACCACGTCCGCCTCGGCAATGCCCGCCGCCGTGAGGGTTTCGACGTCGCCCCGCGTCGCCTCGCGCGGCGCCAAAGTGAGCATGTCCACGTGCCGGACGATGGCGCCGAGGCGCGGCGCGAACGGCCCGGCCTGACCGGCGGCAACGCGGGTGAGTTCCGGCATCTCGCCCGCCTGGGACAGCAGGCCCTGATAATGGGCGGCGAGCGCCTCGTCCGCCAGCGCACGCGCCATGCGCACCGCCAGCGCGGCGCGTTCGCCGTGGCTCAGCCCGCCAGGGGCGCGGGGAATGAGCACTGCGTCATGGCTCGCTTGGCTCAGCCCCATGATCTGCGCCCGCTCAGCCAGTGCGGCGGCGAGCGGCGAACCGGGCCGGACGCCCGCCAGCCGTTCGATCACATGATCCATCTGAAGGTCCGCTCCATCTGTCGCGCGGTCGGGTCGAGGCCCGGCACGGCGGTTTTCAATCCACTTTACACATAGAAATTATTTTATTATGTGCAATCCGTATGGCGCCTGCG
The Azorhizobium caulinodans ORS 571 genome window above contains:
- a CDS encoding peroxidase-related enzyme (This protein belongs to a clade of uncharacterized proteins related to peroxidases such as the alkylhydroperoxidase AhpD.), whose amino-acid sequence is MSEVVHTFTTKVPRWRPYVTPVRLEEATEEQREAMKITPSNTKVSDYVLTLAHDPESLAVRSPLFNAIMYGDDGLSRAERELGAVGASVVNRCVYCAAVHASRYNQLAKAPEVIKAIFAAETKAELEPRNQAIFDFAVAVSNTPPEAAADHIAALREQGLTDLEQVDLILSAAIFGWANRLMHTLGEPVAT
- a CDS encoding CMD domain-containing protein — its product is MDHVIERLAGVRPGSPLAAALAERAQIMGLSQASHDAVLIPRAPGGLSHGERAALAVRMARALADEALAAHYQGLLSQAGEMPELTRVAAGQAGPFAPRLGAIVRHVDMLTLAPREATRGDVETLTAAGIAEADVVRLAELAAFVNYQARVIAGLRLLGGTA